From the genome of Paracoccus seriniphilus, one region includes:
- the cbiE gene encoding precorrin-6y C5,15-methyltransferase (decarboxylating) subunit CbiE, producing the protein MTRPWLTIIGMGEDGPEGLTDASRQALAQARLVFGGARHLALAKIGDRGRPWPVPFDISQVLACKPDPVVVLASGDPFWFGVGGTLTAHLAPEEWQVFPAAGCFSLAAARLGWRLETTRCMGLHAAEFARLRPFLARKCRILATLRDGATPARLADWLVTQGMGRMELAVLERLGGPSERIRWTRADRFDLTDIQAPVAVALRGDHLPRGEGLPNAPGRPDEYFTQDGQITRAPIRAISLAALAPRPGELLWDIGGGSGAISVEWALAGGRAICIEPREDRTDNIRQNIASFGLCDAINCLQGAAPAALEGLPEPDAVFVGGGASAALLDMLWGLMPAGARLVCNAVTLETEALLIAHHADLGGDLTRIQLSAVAPLGRMRGWQTARAVTQWSVTR; encoded by the coding sequence ATGACTAGGCCCTGGCTGACGATTATCGGCATGGGCGAAGATGGGCCAGAGGGGCTGACAGATGCAAGCCGCCAGGCACTGGCGCAGGCGCGGCTTGTCTTTGGCGGCGCCCGACATCTGGCGCTGGCAAAGATTGGGGACAGGGGCCGCCCATGGCCGGTTCCCTTCGATATTTCACAGGTTCTGGCCTGCAAGCCCGATCCAGTCGTGGTGCTGGCCTCGGGCGACCCCTTCTGGTTTGGCGTCGGCGGAACACTGACCGCGCATCTGGCCCCCGAGGAATGGCAGGTCTTTCCTGCGGCGGGCTGCTTTTCGCTGGCCGCCGCGCGGCTGGGCTGGCGGCTTGAGACAACCCGCTGCATGGGGTTGCATGCGGCAGAATTCGCACGTCTGCGCCCGTTTCTGGCCCGCAAATGCCGCATCCTTGCCACCCTGCGCGACGGGGCGACCCCTGCACGTCTGGCCGATTGGCTTGTAACGCAGGGCATGGGCAGGATGGAACTGGCCGTGCTGGAACGTCTGGGCGGCCCGTCCGAGCGCATCCGCTGGACCCGCGCCGATCGATTCGACCTGACGGATATCCAAGCACCGGTCGCCGTGGCCCTGCGCGGGGATCATCTGCCACGCGGAGAAGGCCTGCCAAATGCCCCCGGACGTCCGGATGAATATTTCACGCAGGACGGCCAGATCACCCGTGCTCCGATACGCGCGATCAGCCTTGCCGCCCTGGCCCCGCGCCCCGGCGAACTGCTTTGGGATATTGGCGGAGGCTCGGGCGCGATCAGCGTCGAATGGGCACTGGCGGGCGGACGCGCCATTTGCATCGAACCCCGCGAAGACCGCACCGACAATATCCGTCAGAACATCGCCTCTTTCGGTCTCTGCGATGCAATCAACTGTCTTCAGGGTGCCGCCCCCGCCGCGCTGGAGGGCCTGCCCGAACCCGATGCAGTTTTCGTCGGCGGCGGGGCCAGTGCCGCGCTATTGGACATGCTGTGGGGTCTGATGCCTGCTGGCGCGCGGCTGGTCTGCAATGCCGTCACGCTGGAAACCGAGGCCCTGCTGATCGCACATCACGCCGATCTGGGTGGGGATCTGACGCGGATCCAGCTGTCCGCTGTGGCGCCCCTCGGCCGGATGCGGGGCTGGCAAACCGCCCGCGCCGTCACTCAATGGAGCGTGACACGATGA
- a CDS encoding cobalamin biosynthesis protein: MKIAGIGCRPGASVEALRDALLRVLMIAGPVEGVATIPARAAELRALSLPLILVEVAGIETPTQSPRIQALHGTGSVAEAAAIAACGKDAVIIAARVTSACGTATAAIAESPESP, from the coding sequence ATGAAGATCGCTGGAATCGGATGCCGCCCCGGCGCCTCGGTCGAAGCCTTGCGCGATGCGCTGCTGCGCGTCCTGATGATCGCCGGACCGGTCGAGGGCGTCGCCACCATTCCCGCCCGCGCCGCCGAGTTGCGCGCCCTCAGCCTGCCGCTGATCCTTGTCGAGGTGGCGGGCATCGAAACGCCCACCCAATCGCCGCGCATCCAGGCGCTGCATGGCACCGGTTCGGTGGCCGAGGCTGCTGCCATCGCCGCCTGCGGAAAGGATGCCGTGATCATCGCGGCGCGCGTCACCAGCGCCTGCGGAACCGCCACTGCCGCAATTGCAGAGAGTCCCGAAAGCCCATGA
- the cobM gene encoding precorrin-4 C(11)-methyltransferase, with amino-acid sequence MTIHFIGAGPGAPDLITLRGRDLIAACPVCLYAGSLVPPALLDHCPAGARIINTAPLTLDEIIAEMSRAHTAGQDVARLHSGDLSVWSAMGEQLRRLRALDIPFDVTPGVPSFAAAAAVLQSELTLPGLAQSVVLTRTSGRASQMPDGETLQNFARTGATLAIHLSIHALPDVAEELIPFYGADCPAAVVWRASWPDQKIIRARLADIATQAEGIDRTALILVGPALAGQDFDDSRLYAADYDRRYRPIGPEPRFPE; translated from the coding sequence ATGACCATACATTTCATCGGTGCCGGCCCCGGAGCGCCGGATCTGATAACCCTGCGCGGTCGCGACTTGATCGCAGCCTGCCCGGTCTGCCTCTATGCCGGCAGCCTCGTCCCCCCGGCCTTGCTGGATCACTGCCCCGCCGGTGCCCGCATCATCAACACCGCGCCGTTGACTCTGGACGAGATCATCGCGGAAATGTCGCGCGCCCATACAGCGGGTCAGGACGTGGCGCGACTGCATTCGGGCGATCTGTCTGTCTGGTCGGCAATGGGCGAACAGCTGCGCCGCCTGAGAGCGCTGGACATCCCCTTTGACGTGACACCCGGCGTGCCATCCTTTGCGGCGGCCGCAGCAGTCTTGCAGAGCGAGTTGACCCTGCCGGGGCTGGCGCAATCCGTGGTGCTGACGCGCACTTCGGGGCGGGCCTCGCAAATGCCCGATGGCGAGACATTGCAGAATTTCGCCCGCACCGGCGCGACATTGGCCATCCATCTGTCGATCCATGCCTTGCCGGATGTGGCCGAGGAACTGATCCCCTTCTATGGCGCGGATTGCCCCGCCGCCGTGGTCTGGCGCGCCAGTTGGCCGGACCAGAAGATCATTCGCGCGCGCCTTGCCGACATCGCCACGCAGGCCGAGGGAATCGACCGGACCGCGCTGATTCTGGTCGGTCCGGCTCTGGCGGGACAGGATTTCGACGACAGCCGTCTTTACGCCGCCGATTACGACCGCCGCTATCGCCCCATTGGCCCAGAACCGAGGTTCCCCGAATGA
- a CDS encoding cobyrinate a,c-diamide synthase, which translates to MSNMPLTPGLMISAPSSGTGKTMLMLGLLAALRAREIRVQPFKSGPDYIDPAFHLAAAGQPSFNLDSWAMGQAQIVAHLQGREPADLVLAEGSMGLFDGVASPGEHGIGASAEIAMMTGWPVLLVLDVSGQAQSAAAIAHGFATLAPDLPFAGVVLNRVASPRHEALIREGMARAGIAVLGSLPRRGNIELPERHLGLVQAEETPHLRALLDQAGEFVGQHCDLDAILAAAAARPLMQVASHHPVPPPGQRIALARDEAFSFVYPHLIDEWRRQGATILPFSPLADQAPDDSADCCWLPGGYPELHAGRIAGAGNFCEGLARFARSRPVHGECGGYMVLGAGLTDAEGKRHAMTGLLGLETSYHKRRMHLGYRMARLDAPMPGLQAGATLRGHEFHYASILSQPDEPLARVSDANGNLVAETGSHRVMPGGGHVTGTFFHLISRSQNA; encoded by the coding sequence ATGAGCAATATGCCCCTGACACCGGGCCTGATGATTTCCGCACCCTCCTCGGGCACCGGCAAGACCATGTTGATGCTGGGCCTGCTGGCGGCCCTGCGGGCGCGCGAAATTCGCGTGCAGCCCTTCAAGTCCGGGCCGGATTACATCGACCCCGCCTTTCATCTGGCGGCCGCCGGGCAGCCCTCGTTCAATCTGGACAGCTGGGCGATGGGACAGGCGCAGATCGTTGCGCATCTGCAAGGACGCGAACCTGCCGATCTGGTGCTGGCCGAGGGGTCGATGGGGCTGTTCGACGGGGTGGCGTCGCCTGGGGAACATGGCATCGGTGCCAGCGCCGAGATCGCCATGATGACCGGCTGGCCCGTGCTGCTGGTTCTGGATGTCTCTGGGCAGGCGCAATCGGCGGCAGCCATCGCACATGGATTTGCCACGCTTGCCCCCGATCTGCCCTTTGCCGGCGTGGTGCTGAACCGCGTGGCCTCGCCCCGGCACGAGGCGCTGATCCGCGAAGGCATGGCGCGCGCCGGGATCGCGGTGCTGGGATCACTGCCCCGGCGCGGCAATATCGAACTGCCCGAACGCCATCTGGGTCTGGTGCAGGCCGAAGAGACCCCGCATCTGCGGGCGCTGCTGGATCAGGCGGGCGAATTTGTCGGGCAGCATTGCGATCTGGACGCGATTCTGGCTGCCGCCGCGGCACGCCCCCTGATGCAAGTCGCCTCGCATCACCCCGTGCCGCCACCCGGTCAGCGGATCGCTCTGGCACGGGATGAGGCATTCAGCTTCGTCTATCCGCATCTGATCGACGAATGGCGCCGGCAGGGCGCGACCATCCTGCCATTTTCGCCACTGGCGGATCAGGCCCCCGATGACAGTGCCGATTGCTGCTGGCTGCCCGGCGGTTATCCCGAACTGCATGCCGGTCGCATCGCCGGGGCAGGCAATTTCTGCGAGGGGCTTGCCCGATTCGCCCGCAGCCGCCCGGTGCATGGTGAATGCGGCGGCTATATGGTGCTGGGCGCGGGGCTGACGGATGCCGAAGGCAAGCGCCATGCCATGACCGGCCTGCTGGGGCTGGAAACCAGCTATCACAAGCGCCGGATGCATCTGGGCTATCGCATGGCGCGGCTGGATGCGCCAATGCCCGGGCTGCAAGCCGGGGCAACCCTGCGCGGTCATGAATTTCACTATGCCTCGATCCTGTCGCAACCGGATGAGCCGCTGGCGCGCGTCAGTGACGCCAACGGAAATCTGGTCGCGGAAACCGGATCGCATCGCGTGATGCCCGGTGGCGGGCATGTCACGGGCACCTTCTTTCACCTGATTTCGCGCAGCCAGAATGCTTGA
- a CDS encoding energy-coupling factor ABC transporter permease: MHIEPGIVTGAKLALSYATAAAAGAYGLRLAFQTAQEKGWTSLALRSVLTTALVFVFFEVLPHYPVGVSEVHFILGSTLFLLFGAAPAAIGLALGLLTQGLLFAPFDLPQYGMNMTTLLVPLFGLSALANRIIAPGTAYVDLRYGQALALSTAYQGGVVAWVAFWAILGQGVAGIEGVATFGVAYMTVILIEPLVDLAVLAVAKSMRSLQGSALVTPRLFA, from the coding sequence ATGCATATCGAACCCGGAATTGTCACCGGCGCAAAGCTTGCGCTCAGCTATGCCACGGCCGCGGCTGCCGGAGCCTATGGCCTGAGGCTGGCCTTCCAGACCGCACAGGAGAAGGGCTGGACCTCGCTGGCCCTGCGCAGCGTGCTGACCACGGCGCTTGTCTTCGTGTTCTTCGAGGTTCTGCCCCATTACCCGGTCGGCGTTTCCGAAGTCCATTTCATCCTCGGCTCGACATTGTTCCTGCTGTTCGGCGCGGCGCCCGCGGCCATCGGCCTTGCGCTTGGTCTGCTGACACAGGGCCTGCTGTTCGCACCCTTCGATCTGCCGCAATACGGCATGAACATGACCACGCTGCTGGTGCCGCTGTTCGGCCTGTCGGCTCTGGCCAACCGGATCATCGCACCGGGCACCGCCTATGTCGATCTGCGCTATGGACAGGCGCTGGCCCTGTCGACGGCCTATCAGGGTGGCGTCGTGGCCTGGGTGGCCTTCTGGGCGATCCTCGGTCAGGGCGTTGCCGGTATCGAAGGGGTCGCGACCTTTGGCGTGGCCTATATGACCGTGATCCTGATCGAACCACTGGTCGATCTGGCGGTGCTGGCTGTGGCGAAATCCATGCGCAGCCTTCAGGGCAGCGCCCTTGTCACGCCCCGTCTGTTCGCCTGA
- the cobF gene encoding precorrin-6A synthase (deacetylating) → MIELSLIGIGTGNPRHLTLQAIDAMRSADLILIPLKGAQKDDLAGLRRRICADHCAPDCQVIEFPLPVRDASHADYRQGVDDWHDAIAQAWLGQIRQYLPEGGKLAFLIWGDPSLYDSTLRIAERLTAHLPLQTQVIPGITAIQALCAAHAIPLNTIGAPVHVTTGRNLRDHGWPAESDSVVVMLDGSCSFQTLPPKDLYIWWGGFVGMPEQILLKGPLAEIGSRIIETRAQARAAHGWIMDIYLLRRV, encoded by the coding sequence ATGATCGAACTGAGCCTGATCGGCATTGGCACCGGAAACCCCCGGCATCTGACCCTGCAGGCGATCGATGCGATGCGTTCGGCCGATCTGATCCTGATACCTCTCAAGGGCGCCCAAAAGGACGATCTGGCCGGGCTGCGCCGCAGGATCTGCGCTGATCATTGCGCCCCCGATTGTCAGGTGATCGAATTTCCGCTGCCGGTCCGCGACGCCAGTCACGCCGATTACCGTCAGGGCGTCGATGACTGGCATGATGCCATCGCGCAGGCCTGGCTGGGACAGATACGACAATATCTGCCCGAGGGCGGGAAACTGGCCTTTCTGATCTGGGGTGATCCGTCACTCTATGACAGCACCCTGCGCATCGCCGAGCGGCTGACCGCGCATCTGCCACTGCAGACGCAGGTCATCCCCGGAATTACCGCCATTCAGGCGCTTTGCGCGGCACATGCTATTCCGCTGAACACCATCGGTGCGCCGGTCCATGTCACCACGGGCCGCAATCTGCGCGACCACGGCTGGCCGGCGGAGAGCGATTCGGTCGTCGTGATGCTGGATGGGTCCTGTTCCTTTCAGACCCTGCCGCCAAAGGATCTGTATATCTGGTGGGGCGGCTTTGTCGGCATGCCCGAACAGATCCTGCTGAAAGGTCCGCTGGCCGAGATCGGCAGCCGGATCATCGAGACACGCGCGCAGGCGCGAGCCGCCCATGGCTGGATCATGGATATCTATCTGCTGCGGCGGGTCTGA
- a CDS encoding C45 family autoproteolytic acyltransferase/hydolase, with protein MSLNFQAISEDEPGPIWAGLFNLYWPSYRKWWASEGLSGRPTYRECRLALAQHMPEILPLYEELCELVGGGDSQARFLSFYCPPRYLSGCSQAIWQGDRPLLVRNYDYSPDAFDAILMRTAWQGRRVIGMSDGMFGLIDGMNDAGLALSLTFGGRREVGDGFGIPLILRYILQTCETLDEAAEVLRRVPCHMSYNVTVLDAERRYFTAYLTPDRPTIISQTPVATNHQERVEWPGHARFTATVERQRFLLNRLTLHPETQDRFISMFLRPPLYSTAFSSGFGTLYTAAYMPADQMMQVWWPHHVWTHSFDHFVTGSQRVLIPHSPPLG; from the coding sequence ATGTCCCTGAACTTTCAGGCGATCAGCGAAGACGAGCCCGGCCCGATCTGGGCCGGGTTGTTCAACCTGTACTGGCCGTCCTATCGCAAATGGTGGGCTTCGGAAGGTTTGTCCGGCCGTCCCACCTATCGCGAGTGCCGTCTTGCGCTGGCACAACATATGCCGGAAATCCTGCCACTTTACGAAGAGCTTTGCGAACTGGTTGGCGGTGGGGACAGCCAGGCCAGATTTCTCAGTTTCTATTGCCCGCCGCGCTATCTGTCGGGCTGCAGCCAGGCAATCTGGCAGGGCGACAGGCCGCTGCTGGTGCGCAATTACGACTATAGCCCGGATGCCTTTGACGCCATCCTGATGCGCACAGCCTGGCAGGGACGGCGTGTCATCGGGATGAGCGATGGCATGTTCGGGCTGATCGACGGCATGAATGACGCCGGGCTGGCTCTGTCCCTGACCTTCGGAGGGCGGCGCGAGGTCGGCGATGGTTTCGGCATTCCGCTGATCCTGCGCTATATCCTGCAGACCTGCGAAACGCTGGACGAGGCCGCCGAAGTGCTGCGCCGCGTGCCCTGCCACATGAGCTATAACGTCACCGTTCTTGACGCAGAGAGGCGCTATTTCACCGCCTATCTGACGCCGGACCGCCCGACGATCATCTCGCAGACTCCGGTCGCCACCAATCATCAGGAGCGGGTGGAATGGCCCGGTCATGCCAGGTTTACCGCCACGGTGGAACGTCAGCGGTTCCTGCTGAACCGGCTGACCCTGCACCCGGAAACCCAGGATCGCTTCATCAGCATGTTCCTGCGCCCACCGCTGTATTCCACTGCGTTTTCTTCGGGGTTCGGCACCTTGTATACGGCGGCTTATATGCCCGCCGATCAGATGATGCAGGTCTGGTGGCCCCATCACGTCTGGACCCATAGTTTCGATCATTTCGTGACCGGCTCGCAGCGCGTGCTGATCCCGCATTCTCCGCCCTTGGGCTGA
- a CDS encoding biotin carboxylase: MPKKTLKNISEIRRYFHTNSDPIYFVSATNFNLLGIDEWVKNFKYICYMDCFDGRHPNVFVPSEVPHEEFQSIEDINNYLLQHKEVIDLIKRRGGKPKFVFLMFDEKTEMLVKELGGEIWFPKAKLRERCDNKIETVRIGNKAGVPSVPNTLSVIKDYADLKKICDKAGLGHDLVLQSAFGDSGHTTFFIKSEADFRKHQHEIVGQGEIKIMKRINCRGSAIEACVTQQGTIVGPLMTELVGFKELTPYRGGWCGNEIFSTSFAPAVRQKARDLTFKFGEQLRKEGYRGYFELDFLIDKKTGDLWLGELNPRITGASSMTNHAAFAHADAPLFLFHLLAFSKKPFELDVAELNARWADPDMIDSWSQMVIKHTDDNVDIITEAPQSGIYKMLDDGRVVFDRFDYHRRAVEAENEAFFLRISAPGDYRYEGADLGILVTRGRSMTAGFKLTERSQKWIHGIKNAFSAQPLPAAQAMEPPAFKIM; this comes from the coding sequence ATGCCGAAAAAGACGCTGAAGAACATTTCCGAGATCCGTCGCTATTTTCACACCAATAGCGATCCGATCTATTTCGTCTCGGCCACGAATTTCAATCTTCTGGGCATCGATGAATGGGTCAAGAACTTCAAGTATATCTGCTACATGGATTGCTTTGACGGGCGTCACCCGAATGTCTTCGTGCCGTCCGAAGTCCCGCATGAGGAATTCCAGTCGATCGAGGACATCAACAACTATCTGTTGCAACACAAGGAAGTCATCGACCTGATCAAGCGTCGGGGCGGCAAGCCGAAATTCGTCTTTCTGATGTTCGATGAAAAGACCGAGATGCTGGTCAAGGAACTGGGCGGCGAAATCTGGTTCCCCAAGGCCAAGCTGCGCGAACGCTGTGACAACAAGATCGAAACCGTCCGCATCGGCAACAAGGCCGGCGTGCCCTCGGTGCCCAATACGCTGTCGGTGATCAAGGATTATGCCGATCTGAAAAAGATCTGCGACAAGGCCGGTCTGGGCCATGACCTGGTGCTGCAATCGGCCTTTGGTGACAGCGGCCATACGACCTTCTTCATCAAGTCCGAGGCCGATTTCCGCAAGCACCAGCATGAAATCGTCGGCCAGGGCGAGATCAAGATCATGAAGCGGATCAATTGCCGCGGATCAGCCATCGAAGCCTGTGTCACCCAGCAGGGGACCATCGTGGGCCCGCTGATGACCGAACTGGTCGGCTTCAAGGAATTGACGCCCTATCGCGGCGGGTGGTGCGGGAACGAGATCTTCTCGACCTCGTTTGCGCCTGCCGTGCGTCAGAAGGCGCGCGATCTGACCTTCAAGTTCGGTGAACAACTGCGCAAGGAGGGCTATCGCGGCTATTTCGAACTGGATTTCCTGATCGACAAGAAGACCGGCGACCTGTGGCTGGGAGAGCTGAACCCAAGGATCACCGGTGCCAGTTCGATGACCAATCATGCGGCTTTCGCCCATGCCGATGCGCCGCTTTTCCTGTTCCATCTGCTGGCGTTCTCGAAAAAGCCCTTTGAACTGGATGTCGCCGAACTGAACGCAAGATGGGCTGACCCCGACATGATCGACAGCTGGTCGCAGATGGTCATCAAGCATACCGACGACAATGTCGATATCATCACCGAGGCCCCGCAAAGCGGCATCTACAAGATGCTTGATGACGGGCGCGTGGTGTTTGACCGCTTCGATTACCACCGCCGCGCGGTCGAGGCCGAGAATGAGGCCTTCTTCCTGCGGATCTCGGCACCGGGTGATTATCGCTATGAAGGCGCCGATCTGGGCATTCTGGTGACGCGGGGCCGGTCCATGACCGCCGGGTTCAAGCTGACCGAACGGTCCCAGAAATGGATCCACGGCATCAAGAACGCATTTTCCGCCCAGCCGCTTCCGGCGGCGCAGGCCATGGAGCCGCCTGCCTTCAAGATCATGTAA
- a CDS encoding carbon-nitrogen hydrolase family protein produces the protein MTPFAIAGIQMHVSALQSNVEAMLQRVDILMARFPWTQMALFSELSPFGPLNKFAQPFPNAALEQFQQKARQHRLWLIPGSMFEQTEDGRILNTSVVINPDGEIVTKYSKMFPFRPYEEGIAAGTEFCVFDVPNVGRFGLSICYDIWFPETTRQLTSQGVEVLLHPVLTGTTDRDAELAIARATAAQFQCYVFDVNGLSAGGVGRSLVVDPSATVLHQSGGQEDIFPIEVDLDQVRRQRETGMKGLGQVLKSFRDRSVDFSVYDRSSGTDSYLQKLGPLQTPGQGSPAGLHGADPRSMLATPPTHVPMTPVAAQAQPEIVPAVPPKVAHRVE, from the coding sequence ATGACCCCCTTTGCGATTGCAGGCATACAGATGCATGTTTCGGCGCTGCAGTCGAATGTCGAAGCCATGTTGCAGCGCGTCGATATTCTGATGGCGCGCTTTCCCTGGACGCAGATGGCGCTGTTCAGCGAATTGTCTCCATTCGGCCCGTTGAACAAATTCGCGCAGCCGTTTCCCAATGCCGCTCTGGAACAGTTCCAGCAAAAGGCCCGTCAGCACCGTCTTTGGCTGATCCCGGGGTCGATGTTCGAACAGACCGAGGACGGGCGTATTCTGAACACTTCGGTCGTGATCAATCCCGATGGCGAGATCGTCACCAAATATTCCAAGATGTTCCCCTTCCGGCCTTACGAAGAGGGTATTGCTGCCGGAACCGAATTCTGCGTCTTCGACGTGCCGAATGTCGGGCGCTTTGGCCTGTCGATCTGCTATGATATCTGGTTCCCTGAAACGACCCGACAGTTGACCAGCCAGGGCGTCGAAGTGTTGTTGCATCCGGTCCTGACCGGCACCACCGACCGTGACGCAGAACTGGCCATCGCGCGGGCAACGGCGGCGCAGTTCCAGTGCTATGTCTTCGATGTGAACGGGCTGAGTGCCGGTGGCGTCGGACGGTCGCTGGTTGTCGATCCTTCGGCAACGGTGCTGCACCAATCGGGCGGACAGGAAGACATCTTCCCCATAGAGGTCGATCTGGATCAGGTCCGTCGACAGCGCGAGACCGGCATGAAGGGACTGGGTCAGGTTCTGAAAAGCTTCCGCGACCGCAGCGTGGATTTCTCGGTCTATGACCGCAGCAGCGGCACCGACAGCTATCTGCAAAAGCTGGGACCGCTGCAGACGCCGGGTCAGGGGTCGCCCGCCGGGCTGCATGGCGCGGATCCGCGCAGCATGCTGGCCACGCCTCCGACACATGTTCCCATGACACCGGTTGCCGCCCAGGCCCAACCCGAGATCGTTCCGGCGGTGCCGCCCAAGGTCGCACATCGCGTCGAATGA
- a CDS encoding 4-aminobutyrate--2-oxoglutarate transaminase: MTNAELSARRASAISRGVGVSTPLFATRAKNAELWDSEGNRFIDFAAGIAVVNTGHGHPRLVEAVKNQIDHFSHTCHQVAPYENYVELAERLNAAAPGDFAKKSLFATTGAEAVENAVKIARAHTGRQAVIAFSGGFHGRTFMGMALTGKVQPYKAGFGALPADVWHVPFPTEAHGITVADSLAAIGNLFKADVDPTRVAAIIFEPVQGEGGFYPAPAELVRGLREICDEHGILLIADEVQTGFARTGKLFAMEHYDVAPDLMTMAKSLAGGYPLSAVVGRAEVMDAPQPGGLGGTYGGSPLGIAAALAVLDVIEDEGLCERAETLGNQLKARLKGLQNEVPEMADVRGPGFMVAAEFIDSDGTPLPEMTAAVRDEALKRGLILLTCGVYGNVIRFLSPITIEDEVFAESLDILTESLRAARKAVTESRAA; encoded by the coding sequence ATGACCAATGCAGAACTTTCGGCACGCCGTGCCAGCGCCATCTCTCGTGGAGTCGGGGTTTCTACGCCTCTTTTCGCGACCCGTGCCAAGAATGCCGAACTGTGGGACAGCGAAGGCAATCGTTTCATCGACTTTGCCGCAGGGATCGCGGTGGTCAACACTGGCCACGGTCATCCGCGTCTGGTCGAAGCAGTCAAGAACCAGATCGATCACTTCAGCCATACCTGCCATCAGGTTGCGCCCTATGAAAACTATGTCGAACTGGCCGAGCGTCTGAACGCCGCCGCTCCGGGTGATTTCGCCAAGAAATCACTGTTCGCAACCACCGGTGCAGAAGCCGTCGAGAATGCCGTCAAGATTGCCCGCGCCCATACCGGTCGCCAGGCCGTCATTGCCTTTTCGGGCGGTTTCCATGGGCGAACCTTCATGGGCATGGCGCTGACCGGCAAGGTTCAGCCCTACAAGGCCGGTTTCGGGGCGCTGCCCGCAGATGTCTGGCATGTGCCCTTTCCAACCGAGGCCCATGGCATCACGGTGGCGGATTCGCTGGCGGCCATTGGCAATCTGTTCAAGGCGGATGTCGATCCGACCCGCGTTGCCGCGATCATTTTCGAACCGGTGCAGGGCGAGGGCGGCTTCTACCCCGCTCCGGCCGAACTGGTCCGCGGCCTGCGCGAGATTTGCGACGAGCATGGAATCCTGCTGATCGCGGACGAGGTGCAGACCGGATTCGCGCGCACCGGCAAGCTGTTTGCCATGGAACACTATGATGTGGCGCCCGATCTGATGACCATGGCCAAGAGCCTTGCAGGTGGCTATCCGCTGTCGGCCGTTGTCGGCCGGGCCGAGGTGATGGACGCCCCGCAACCGGGTGGTCTGGGCGGAACCTATGGCGGCAGCCCGCTGGGAATCGCGGCGGCACTGGCGGTTCTGGATGTCATCGAGGATGAGGGCCTGTGCGAACGTGCCGAAACCCTGGGCAATCAGCTGAAGGCGCGCCTGAAGGGTCTGCAGAACGAAGTGCCTGAAATGGCTGATGTTCGTGGCCCCGGCTTCATGGTCGCCGCCGAATTCATCGATTCCGACGGCACCCCGCTGCCCGAAATGACTGCAGCGGTGCGCGACGAGGCCCTGAAACGCGGGCTGATCCTGCTGACCTGCGGCGTTTACGGCAATGTCATCCGCTTCCTGTCGCCGATCACCATCGAGGACGAGGTATTCGCTGAATCGCTGGATATCCTGACCGAATCGCTGCGTGCCGCCCGAAAAGCCGTGACCGAAAGCCGCGCTGCCTGA
- a CDS encoding cupin domain-containing protein, whose product MADDDDFDIGTRLRNLRQLKKLSQRQLAARAGVTNGLISMIEQNKISPSVANLKKILGGLTTSMVDFFQEDAEEPKTFWRDGELPSIRSAAVHGPEATGAKLSLLRVGRADQNNLMLLHETYDPGADTGPTLYSHESEEAGFVLEGEIEITVGEEVEVLGPGDAYIFDSRRPHRFRNIGKKRCIVVSACTPPTF is encoded by the coding sequence ATGGCCGACGACGACGATTTCGACATTGGAACGCGACTGCGCAATCTGCGGCAACTCAAGAAACTGTCGCAACGCCAGCTGGCCGCACGCGCGGGCGTGACCAATGGTCTCATCTCGATGATCGAACAGAACAAGATCAGCCCCTCGGTCGCGAATCTGAAAAAGATCCTGGGCGGGCTGACGACCAGCATGGTCGACTTCTTTCAGGAAGATGCCGAGGAACCCAAGACCTTCTGGCGCGACGGCGAATTGCCCTCGATCCGCTCGGCCGCCGTTCATGGCCCCGAGGCGACCGGTGCCAAGCTGTCCCTGCTGCGGGTCGGGCGTGCGGATCAGAACAATCTGATGCTGCTGCATGAAACCTATGACCCCGGCGCCGATACCGGACCGACGCTCTACAGTCATGAATCCGAGGAAGCCGGTTTCGTTCTGGAAGGCGAAATAGAGATCACCGTCGGGGAAGAGGTCGAGGTTCTGGGCCCGGGCGACGCCTATATCTTTGACAGCCGCCGCCCGCACCGGTTCCGCAACATCGGCAAGAAGCGCTGCATCGTGGTCAGCGCCTGTACGCCGCCGACCTTCTGA